Sequence from the Bremerella volcania genome:
AAGCGGAAGAACCCATTGCGGAAGCCAGGCTGTTCTTCGCCGTTCACCACGACGTGCGAATCGTTGTAGCCTTGCATGCCCCAGATCCAGTTGTCGTGACCGTACTGGAAGTTGCTCACGCCACCATGGGTGTCACGCATGTTCCAGCCGGTGAACATCACCTTCTTTTCGTCGGCCACGTCGTCGCCGTTGGTGTCTTTCAGCCACAGGGTTTCGGTACCGTTCTGCACGATCACGCCGCCGTCGTGGAAGGCGATCGAGGTCGGAATGCTCAGGCCATCGGCGAAGGTGGTGACTTTGTCGGCTTTCAGGTCGCCGTCGGTGTCTTCGCAGATCACCACGCGGTCGCGGCCCGGTCCCTTGGTGTGCAGTTCGTTCGGGTAGTCGAGCGTCATGCACATCCACAATCGCCCCTTGGCATCCCAGGTCATGGCGATCGGCTTGCCACCGTCAAAGATTTCTTCCGAGGCGAACAGCTTCGCTTCGAAGCCTTCAGGCAATACCCAATGCTTTTGCGACTCTTCCGGTGCCAGGGGCTTCTGCATCAAATTCAGGTTCTCGGCCTGTGTGCCCCAGTTCTTGCTGGCGGTGTAGTTAGGAATCTTGGCACCGACGTCGATGTAGTCGAACGGCTTGACGTCTTTATTGGGCTCTTGAGCTTTAGGGACATTCATTGGTTGATCGAATGCCGTGATCAGACCTTCCTGCTGCGGTGGGAAGTTGGGGACCACGCTTGGATCTTGGCCGACGGCCCAGCGCACGCCTCGTTCGACCAGGTTGGCAAAGCCAGGGTTGGTCCACGTGCGGGCATCGTGTCCCCAGGCCGTATAGAAGACGCGTCCCTGGCCTTGTTCGCGAACCCAGGTCCAAGGTTCCTTTTCACTGTCGTTCACACGATAGGTCAGCACGGTACGGTTCTTTTCGTTGTGCTTGGCGTGTACATAGGTCTCGTCCCAGCTTTCAAAGCCTTGGAAACCTTGCATGATCGGGTGCGACGTTTCGGTGATTTGGGTGCGGAAGATCCCTGTGCCGTGGCTCTTGAACTGGGCACCGACCAACGCGATGTACTTGGGGGAGTTCAAAAAACAGTACGAAGCGCAGTGCAAAGGAATGAGCCCGTGCCCCGATTCGACGTAGTCGATGATCGCTTTCTCGCTGGCCGGATCGATCTGTTCGATGTTGGCGTAGATCATCAGTCCGTCGAACTTGGCGAGCGTTTCCGGATTGATGTCAGCCAGCGAATCGGTGTACTTCAGATCGATGCCGCGGTCTTCCAAGGCCGGTTGCAACTCGACGAAACGCTTGGCGGGCTGGTGGTGGCCGTTGTCACCCAGAAACAGCACCGAGATGCGCTGCTTGGGGCTTGCCGGTTCGGCCGCGGCAAGGTGGCTTGCGCCCGAAAGCAGCACGAGCAGGCTTGCGGCGATGGATGCGAAACGATAGCTGCGATGGTCGCGTAGCATGGCACTTGGGTGGGCTGAAGGAATTCGGTTTGAGGACAAGTTTTCGTCGCGTTCGTTGCCCAGGAAAAAGGGGAAGAGCCCAGGCAAAAATTAAGTTTTTCGACTTATTCCAATATAGTGGCGTTTCTCCAAACGTCTTCCTAAATAAGTCCCGCAGATTGTAGGTATTTTGCAAGGAAATCGCGTAATGGAGCGAATGGCTCCCTATTCAAGCTCTGCGCGATCGTTCATACTTGCCGATTCGGTTCGAGATTTAATCTGTCGCGTGGGGACACCTACGCTTTCCTACAACCTGAACAACGAGAATCATGACTGAACGAACCGCTGATCGACCTGAGATGTCGATCCAGTCAACCGCATTGCCGTGCGCTGTTTTTTCCACCAGCGAAGCCCTCTCTCGCCACGTCGCTGAAATCGTCGCCGCGATCATTCGCGAAAGACAAGCTCAAAAAGCGACCGCTGTGCTCGGACTTCCAACCGGTTCCACGCCCATGGGCGTCTATCGAGAACTGGTTCGCATGCACCAGGAAGAAGGGTTGGATCTGTCCAACGTCATTACCTTCAATCTGGACGAATACTACGGTTTGAAGCCGGACCAACTGCAAAGTTACCACCGTACGATGCACGAGGTTTTCTTTCAGCACGTGAATATTCCGTCGGAGAATATTCACATCCCCGACGGAACTATTCCACTGGACGAAGTTGACGCGTATTGCGATGACTACGAAAGTAAGATTCGCGCCGCTGGGGGGATCGACCTGATGCTTCTGGGCATCGGCACGAACGGGCACATCGGCTTCAACGAGCCGTTCAGCATCCGCAACAGCCGAACCCGGCTCTGCACGCTCGACCCGATCACGCGTCGCAGTGCCGCGTCGGACTTCTTCCACGAAGAGAATGTTCCGCACCAGGCGATCACGATGGGCATCGGGACGATCCTCGAAGCTCGCAAGATCTTGCTGCTGGCCTTGGGGCAAGGCAAATCGTCGATCATTCGCGACACCCTGCAAGGTCCCATCACCAATCGCGTGCCGGCGACCATCCTGCAGGAGCATCGCGACACGTCGGTCTACATCGATTCGGCAGCGGCCAGCAAGTTGACCGCCGTGTCCGAACCCTGGACCGAAGGGGAAGTCGAGTGGGACCAGACGATGATCAAGCGGGCCGTGCTGTGGCTTTGCGAAAAGACCGGCAAGGCCCTGCTGAAACTCGACGACGATGACTTCCGTAAGCACAACCTGCACCAACTGCTGCGTCATCATGGCCCCGCGCCGAGCCTGGCTCACCGCGTGTTCCGCTGGATGATGGATACCATCGAGTATCATCCGGCTGGCAAGGAAAAGAAGAAGGCCATCTGCTTCAGTCCTCACCCGGACGACGACGTGATCAGCATGGGGGGCACGCTCATTCGCCTGGTCGACGACGGTCACGAGGCCCACGTCGCCTACATGACCAGCGGTAATATCGCGGTATTTGACCACGACGCCCAGCGTTTCGCCGACTTCGTCACGCAGTACAACCGCCTGTTCGGCATCGAAGAAAAGAAGTCGGCCGAAGTCGAAAAGCTCGTCGTTGAATCGCTTAAGGCCAAGCCGCCTGGCGAGCCCGACGTCGACGCGGTACTCACCATCAAAGGCCTCATCCGCCGCAGCGAAGCGATCGCCGGGGCCCTGAAAGCTGGCTGTCAGGAAGAGCATCTGCACTTTCTCGACCTGCCGTTCTATCGCACCGGTAAGGTTGCCAAGAACCCGCTGGGCGACGAAGACGTGAAGATCGTGAAGGAACTGATCCTCAAAGTGAAGCCTGATCAGGTTTACATCGCCGGCGATCTTTCCGACCCGCACGGTACGCACCGCGTGTGTGCGATGGCGATCTTCAACGCTCTTTTGGAAATCGAAGCGGAAACGGGCAGCCGTCCGGAAGCACTGCTGTATCGTGGTGCCTGGCAGGAATATCCGCTGCACGAGATCGAGATTTGCGTGCCGCTGTCACCGAACGATATGTTCAAGAAGCGTCAGGCGATCTTCATGCACGAGAGTCAGAAAGATAGTGCGCTGTTCCCTGGGACCGACCCGCGTGAGTTCTGGGAACGAGCCGAAGACCGCAACACCGGCACCGCCGACTCGTACAACAAGATCGGCTTGCCTGAGTACTTCGCGATGGAAGCGTTCGTTCGCTGGAATGGACAACCGCTTTAATCGTACAGGTGATATATCGATAAAAGAAAAGGCTCGGATAGATATCCGGGCCTTTTTGTTTCTATGATCGAACGTCAATCGCGAATAGGCAACCAGATTTGGTAGCCACCCAGGCCTGTACTCGGATTGAACTCTTGGCCGTAGCGTTCAATCGTAGGAGCTTCGGCGGCTTGATATGCTGATTGCGGCAACCATTGGTTCCAGATGGCCGAGAACACGTTGCGAATGCCAGCGATATGGCTCTTCTGCGAAAATACAGCGTAGCGCTGTGGTGGAACGGTCAGCCGTTGAAAATCTGCCGGAATCTGCGGGTCTTCTGTTACTTCGACTCCGGTAAGATAGGCGAAGTTCCCTTCGGGATCGAATTCGTAAACGACACCATAGGCCGTGGCTCCAACCTGTCCGTTGATGTTTCCTAAGTAGGGGTCCAGGCGTTCCCATTGCCTAGGAATGCTCTCGGGAGACTCGCAGTGATATCGCTGCACAAGTCCAGCCAAACGGAGCGCCGGAAGATCTTCGATGGTGGGCTCTGAAAGGTCTGTCGTGGCGGATGAATTCATGGTAAAGATTTCCTCAAGCGTTAATTCTAGGACGTTTCCCTGGGCTCGAACGTGCTCTGGCGTGACGCCGAATTGACTGCGAAAAGCCCGGGTAAACGCCTCGTGAGAACCGTAACCATAGTCGAGTGCCATTGTCAAAATGTCGTCTGCGCCATCAGCAAGTCTCTGTGCCGCCTCACTCAGGCGACGTGCCCGGACGTAACGCATTAAGGAGATCCCTGCAGATGCCGCAAAAGCGCGAGTTAAGTGATAAGAAGAAACGTGGCATGCCGACGCAATGATGTCGAGCGATAAGTCATCACGTAGGTGACTTTCTACGTACCAACAAGCTTTTTGAACGGGATTCATGCGGTCTCCTCAAGTTGCGTTACCGGCATTCTGCCAAGCAGAAGAGAAGTCTCGCTTGATCGTTCTTGCGGACATTAAGAAAAGTGTAGCGGACCTTGTTAGATAAGCCTGGCCAGTTCCGCAGCATCACGCATCTCGATTGCGATGGCAAGACGCGATCGGCCTACCAAGGTACGGAAGTCGCTTACGCCACTTAGAATGTCATGGAGCATTCTTTCGCACGCAGCGAATGTTGGTTACACGCCCAGGTCGGGGAATGTCCGCTCGATTTCGGTCTTCGAGTAGTTGTAGCTGTCTTGGGTCAGCATGCCGATGAAGGTGATCGCGCCGATGACTGCCATCAGGATCATGGCCAGCATGATGGCGTACTCTACGGACGTGGGCCCGTCTTCGCTACGCAGAAAGTGGAGAATCTTGGGGAGCATGGCACCGTTCCTTGAGAAAGGACCGACGAAAAAGGAAACGTGAAAGTCCATGCCTACGAGAGGGGGAGTTCCGCTGGCCGGGGATTCACGGCAATGGGTCAACTGAAACGTACGTCATAATCGCCCTTTAGCAAAAAAATCGCTCCCCCTTGCGCGTTATAGGAGTTGACATCTGTACAGCATGGGGCTAGGCTCTAATTCCGACATCACCTTTCCGCGCCGGAAGGGGGAGAACCGCGATGGATCAGGATCTCAGGACATGGCAAGTTCGCAATCGGCCACCGATTCCCTTACCAAACGTCAAAAGGACGTCTTCTACTTCATCCGCGAGAAGATCCAGTCTCGCGGCTACGGTCCCACCGTGCGGGAAATCGGGGAAGAATTCGAGATCAGCTCGCCCAACGGCGTCGTGTGCCATCTGAAAGCCCTCGAGCGCAAAGGGCTGATCTCGCGCGAAAAGAACATGTCCCGGGCCATCCAACTCAAAGCCGAGGTCGAGGAAGATGCCGGCCTGCCGTTTGTCGGGCGAATCGCCGCCGGCGTGCTGCACGAGGCGATCGGCCAGGACGAACGGGTTGATTTCGGCACGATGTTCAGCCACCGAGACCACTTCGTTCTGGAAGTGACCGGCGACTCGATGATCGAAGCCCACATCGACGAAGGGGACTACGTCGTCGTCAAGCAGCAGGAAACGGCCCGCCCCGGCGAGATCGTCGTGGCCGAAACGGACGAAGGGGAAGCGACCCTCAAATACTGGTACCCCGAAAAGAACCGCATCCGCCTGCAACCCGCCAACAGCGGCATGCAGCCTATCTACGTCAAAAACGCGAAGGTCCGCGGCGTGGTCATCGGCGTAGTAAGAAAGTTCTAACGCATGTTGTCCCCTCTCCGTGCGAGGGGAGAGGGCTAGGGTGAGGGGCTTTCCGCCAAAACGAAAGTAGGGCCTGCGTGTCGCGGGTCGCGAAGCGGGTACCAGGATTCCGACCCGCGACACGCGGGTCCTACGCAACTTACGCCGTCTTCTCGCCGGCCGTTGCCTGGTTCAGCTTATTGTAAAGCGTCTTCAGGCTGATTCCCAGTTCTTCGGCCGCTTGCGGCTTGTTGCCGTCGTGGCGGTCCAAGGCCTCGTGGATGGCTTGCATTTCAAGTTCACGCAGGGACATCGGACCGCTCACCGCCCGCAGTTCCGGTCGATCGCCGCCGCTGGGCGATTGTTCGCTGAAGCGGCGCGGCAAGTGCTGCGGCTGGATCGGCAGTTCTTCGCACAGAATCGTGGCGTGCTCGACCACGTTGGCCAGTTCACGCACGTTGCCCGGCCACGAGTGAGACTTGAGCGCGTGAATCGTTTCCGTAGCGAAGACGGTATGCGTCATCGGAATGGTCGGCCAGAACCGGCGGCTGATGTGCTCGGCCAGCAGGGGAATGTCTTCGGTCCGCTCGCGCAGCGGCGGCAGTTGAATCTCGAAGGTGTTGATGCGGAACATCAAGTCTTCGCGGAAGTCGCCATCCTGCACCATGTCTTCGATGTGACGGTGCGTCGCGCTGATGATGCGGACGTCGACCTTGATCGAACTGTTCTCACCCACGCGGCGAATCTCGCCCGTTTCCAGCACCCGCAGCAGCTTGGCCTGCAGTGCCTTGGGAAGCTCGCCGATCTCGTCCAGAAACAGCGACCCGCCGTGAGCGACTTCAAACAGGCCGATCCGGGTTTCTTCCGCCCCAGTAAAAGCCCCTTTGCGGTGACCGAACAGTTCGCTTTCGATCAGGTTCTCAGGCAGCGCGCCGCAGTTCACCGCGACGAATGGTTGTGCGTGACGCAGACTCTGGTCGTGAATCGCTTTGGCGACTAGCTCCTTGCCGGTGCCGGTCTCGCCGCGAATGAGTACCGCCGAGTTCGAGGGGGCGACCTTGGCGATCATCTTGTTGACGATCTCCATCGCGCCGGAATCACCGATCAGCTTCGACTTGCCTTCGATGCGATCCAGGCGGCTGGTGAGGGCTTTAATGCGGCGATCTTGCTCGCGTTTTTTGGCGACCCCTTCCAGCAGCGTCTTCAGTTCCATCAAGCGGCAAGGCTTGGTCAGGTAGGCGAAGACCTTGAACTCGACCGCGGCGATCGCGCTTTCGGTCGACGACTTGCCGGTCAGGATGATCGCTTCGGTGTCCGGCCTGGTTTCCTTGGCCTTCTTGATGACGTCGATGCCCCCTTTGCCGGGCATATCGAGGTCGACCAGCAGACAATCGAAGTCTTCCTTTTCGATCGCGGCGATCGCAGTGACGCCGTCGGGGCAGACGGTAACGGTATGGCCGAGACGCGGCAGTTCGAGCCCCATCAGCTTCTGGAGCGATTTCTCGTCATCGGCAAACAATATCTTCAGCGACTCAGGCTGCTTGGTGTCTTCGGTCATTGCGCTTACTTGCTTCCCTGCATGGCAGCGTAAAACTAAACTCACTTCCGAGGCCTGGCCCTTCGCTCCAAGCATCGATCTGACCACCATGGTCACTCACGATGCGGTACGAAATCGAAAGCCCCAGTCCTGTCCCTTGGCCGTCCCGGCGTCGGGTAAAAAAGGGTTCAAACAAGTGACGTCGAACCTCTTCGGTCATGCCGCAGCCGTCATCTTTGACGGTCACTTTGACCTGCCCGCGTTCTTCGCTCACCTTCACCAACACGTGTCCGCCTGGGTCGATGCTGTCCAGGGCGTTGGTAATCAGGTTGAGCACGACTTGCTTGATTTCCGGTCCGTTCACCGGTGCGAGGGCGACCTGGTCGTCCTCGAAGATCAAGTTCTTTTCACGATACTTGCCCAAGTGACGGACCATGTCGATCACGCCTTGAACGAGATCGCGCACGTCGGTTTCGGTTTTCTCGACGTCTCCTAGACGCGAAAAGTCGAGCAGGCGTTCCGTGATTTCCTTGCAGCGGAAGGCCTCCTCTTCGATCATTCCCAAATAGGTCTGTAGTACCGTTACGTCACTATCGCGGAAATGGGTCGTTTCGCCGCCAGGATCGGTTTCCCCTTCGTTGATGCGCGATCGTAGCGACTCGGCACAGAAGGCGATCGAGGCCAGCGGATTGTTGATTTCGTGCGCCACGCCAGCGGCCAGAAAGCCGACGCTGGCCAGCTGTTCGCTACGTACGACCTGCCTGGTGCGGTCTTGAACCTGTTCGTTCAGGTTGCTTTCGATGGCCTGGAAACGATGCGTCATCGCGTTCATCGCATCGGCCAGAATGGCCAGCTCGGCATGTCCTTCCAGCTGAATGCGGTGATCGAAGTCGCCGTTGGCAACCCGCCGCGAACCATCCATCAAGATCTTGAGTGGACTGAACAGCCAGCGATAGCAGGCATACGCGGCCGAAATGATCGCGCAGACCGTCAGCGAGATCACCATGACCGAGGCCGTAATCCAGAGCCGATACTGGCCGCGGACTTCGTCCTTGAGCTGCTGCATGTCCTCGATCAGAAACGTGGGGAGCTTCTTGGCCAGCATGTGCAGCTGATCGATCTCGCTGATCAGTTCGTCGTTCTTGATATCGTTCAGGTACCAATCGGCATCCTGGTACTGGTCGTCCAGCTTCTGGATCGAGCCGTGAATCTCGCCGATCGTATCGCGTTCGTCCGAGTCGTCGCCGATGTCGCTATCGCCGGCACCGCTGCGGTTGAGCTGGTCTTCGTAGCGGCGCAGCGCTTCCTGGACGGAAAGAAACTTGGCTCGGAATTCTTCCCGCAGCAGCGGCGGGTCGGTCGCCGAATCGTGGAAGCCGAATCGCTTGGAATTGCGGGCCTGATTGAGCGTGTGGCGAAGCTCGGTCACGGCCAGCGAGAAGTCGATGGCCAGCGGCAGTTCGACCGATCGGGCGCTAATGTCCCGCGCGACCTGCCGATACGAAAGACCGCCGGTGATGGTCACGATGAACAGCGCGAGCACCAACGCCAGCAGCAGACCGCTGCCAATGATCAATTTGTGTTTGAGTGGACGTCGGTTGAGCACCGCGACCTCCTTGTCGCAGAAGCATCAGAGACCGGCCGGAAATCGGGGCCGGTTGATCCATTACGCAGCCAAGTCGTGTTTGGTGCGCGGGACTGAGTCTAGCAATAGGTTTGCAATTTTTACAAGACCGATGTGCAGGAATTCGAACAGGAAGTTGGCTTCGGCCTGTAAAAGAGGTCGCTAGCAAACCGGCCCACGGGTGACCCAGAGAGGAATCTCTCTGGGTCACCCTCTGTTGGTGAGCGGTGCGGCGTGGCGGAAACCCTAACCCTCTCCCTGCGAAGGGAGAGGGGACTGGAATAAGAGAATGGTTCGGTTCCCGGTTAACGTTAGATGACCGTGAGTGGGCCGGTCGAGTCGCCGAAGTCGGGGTCTTGGATGCCCATGCGGTCCATCATCGTGACGAACAGGTTGGCCATCGGCGTGCGTGCGCTGGCGTCGAGTCGCACGTGGCGATCGGTTTCCAGCGTGCCGCCCCCTTTGCCGGCCAGGATGATCGGCAGGTCGTCGTGACGGTGACGGTTGCCGTCGGACAAGCCGCTACCGTAAACGATCATCGAGTTGTCCAGCACGCTTGCCCCGGAGGGGTCCTTCATCGACTTGAGCTTCTCAAGGAAGTACGCCAGCTGCGTGACGTAGAAGTGGTCGATCTTGGCGATCTTCTCCTTCATGTCCTTGTCTTCGCGATGGTGCGACAGGCTATGGTGACCTTCCGAAACGCCGATTTCGCGGAAGTTGCGATTGCTGCCGTCGTGAGCCAGCATGAACGAAGCGACGCGGGTCGAGTCGGTGTGGAACGAAAGGGCGAGCAGATCGAACATCAGGCGAATGTGATCGGCGTAATCCTTCGGAATGCCGCTGGGGGCCTCCATCTCGACCTCAGGCAGGTCGCGGAACTTCTCGGCGTTTTGGATACGCTGTTCGATTTCGCGAACGCCGGTCAGGTATTCGTCGAGCTTTTTCACGTCGTTACGGCCCAGCTGCTTCGACATCGACTTGGTTTCACCCATCACGAAGTCGAGCACCGAACGGCGCTCGGTCATCCGCTGGTCGAAGTTGCGTTGTCGCTCTTCGCTGTTGCCGCGACCGAACAGACGCTCGAACACCAGGCGTGGGTTCGATTCGGCAGCCATCGGCGTATTGGCACTCCGCCACGACAGGTTGAACTGGTAGGCACACGAGTAGCCAGAGTCGCACG
This genomic interval carries:
- the lexA gene encoding transcriptional repressor LexA, giving the protein MASSQSATDSLTKRQKDVFYFIREKIQSRGYGPTVREIGEEFEISSPNGVVCHLKALERKGLISREKNMSRAIQLKAEVEEDAGLPFVGRIAAGVLHEAIGQDERVDFGTMFSHRDHFVLEVTGDSMIEAHIDEGDYVVVKQQETARPGEIVVAETDEGEATLKYWYPEKNRIRLQPANSGMQPIYVKNAKVRGVVIGVVRKF
- a CDS encoding AraC family transcriptional regulator, which produces MNPVQKACWYVESHLRDDLSLDIIASACHVSSYHLTRAFAASAGISLMRYVRARRLSEAAQRLADGADDILTMALDYGYGSHEAFTRAFRSQFGVTPEHVRAQGNVLELTLEEIFTMNSSATTDLSEPTIEDLPALRLAGLVQRYHCESPESIPRQWERLDPYLGNINGQVGATAYGVVYEFDPEGNFAYLTGVEVTEDPQIPADFQRLTVPPQRYAVFSQKSHIAGIRNVFSAIWNQWLPQSAYQAAEAPTIERYGQEFNPSTGLGGYQIWLPIRD
- the nagB gene encoding glucosamine-6-phosphate deaminase yields the protein MTERTADRPEMSIQSTALPCAVFSTSEALSRHVAEIVAAIIRERQAQKATAVLGLPTGSTPMGVYRELVRMHQEEGLDLSNVITFNLDEYYGLKPDQLQSYHRTMHEVFFQHVNIPSENIHIPDGTIPLDEVDAYCDDYESKIRAAGGIDLMLLGIGTNGHIGFNEPFSIRNSRTRLCTLDPITRRSAASDFFHEENVPHQAITMGIGTILEARKILLLALGQGKSSIIRDTLQGPITNRVPATILQEHRDTSVYIDSAAASKLTAVSEPWTEGEVEWDQTMIKRAVLWLCEKTGKALLKLDDDDFRKHNLHQLLRHHGPAPSLAHRVFRWMMDTIEYHPAGKEKKKAICFSPHPDDDVISMGGTLIRLVDDGHEAHVAYMTSGNIAVFDHDAQRFADFVTQYNRLFGIEEKKSAEVEKLVVESLKAKPPGEPDVDAVLTIKGLIRRSEAIAGALKAGCQEEHLHFLDLPFYRTGKVAKNPLGDEDVKIVKELILKVKPDQVYIAGDLSDPHGTHRVCAMAIFNALLEIEAETGSRPEALLYRGAWQEYPLHEIEICVPLSPNDMFKKRQAIFMHESQKDSALFPGTDPREFWERAEDRNTGTADSYNKIGLPEYFAMEAFVRWNGQPL
- a CDS encoding Flp family type IVb pilin, encoding MLPKILHFLRSEDGPTSVEYAIMLAMILMAVIGAITFIGMLTQDSYNYSKTEIERTFPDLGV
- a CDS encoding sensor histidine kinase; translation: MLNRRPLKHKLIIGSGLLLALVLALFIVTITGGLSYRQVARDISARSVELPLAIDFSLAVTELRHTLNQARNSKRFGFHDSATDPPLLREEFRAKFLSVQEALRRYEDQLNRSGAGDSDIGDDSDERDTIGEIHGSIQKLDDQYQDADWYLNDIKNDELISEIDQLHMLAKKLPTFLIEDMQQLKDEVRGQYRLWITASVMVISLTVCAIISAAYACYRWLFSPLKILMDGSRRVANGDFDHRIQLEGHAELAILADAMNAMTHRFQAIESNLNEQVQDRTRQVVRSEQLASVGFLAAGVAHEINNPLASIAFCAESLRSRINEGETDPGGETTHFRDSDVTVLQTYLGMIEEEAFRCKEITERLLDFSRLGDVEKTETDVRDLVQGVIDMVRHLGKYREKNLIFEDDQVALAPVNGPEIKQVVLNLITNALDSIDPGGHVLVKVSEERGQVKVTVKDDGCGMTEEVRRHLFEPFFTRRRDGQGTGLGLSISYRIVSDHGGQIDAWSEGPGLGSEFSFTLPCREASKRNDRRHQAA
- a CDS encoding DUF1552 domain-containing protein, with the protein product MKMQPTRRHFLKGLGLAVALPAMESLMPGTAQAASRTATTAAGDPLRSAFLYVPNGVNVSKWFPEGTGKDYKLNETMKPLEDLRSEFQILSGLAHEHGFANGDGAGDHARAHATYLTGARPKKTAGSDIELGISIDQEMAQYLGYETRLPSLELSCDGARKSGSCDSGYSCAYQFNLSWRSANTPMAAESNPRLVFERLFGRGNSEERQRNFDQRMTERRSVLDFVMGETKSMSKQLGRNDVKKLDEYLTGVREIEQRIQNAEKFRDLPEVEMEAPSGIPKDYADHIRLMFDLLALSFHTDSTRVASFMLAHDGSNRNFREIGVSEGHHSLSHHREDKDMKEKIAKIDHFYVTQLAYFLEKLKSMKDPSGASVLDNSMIVYGSGLSDGNRHRHDDLPIILAGKGGGTLETDRHVRLDASARTPMANLFVTMMDRMGIQDPDFGDSTGPLTVI
- a CDS encoding sigma-54-dependent transcriptional regulator codes for the protein MKILFADDEKSLQKLMGLELPRLGHTVTVCPDGVTAIAAIEKEDFDCLLVDLDMPGKGGIDVIKKAKETRPDTEAIILTGKSSTESAIAAVEFKVFAYLTKPCRLMELKTLLEGVAKKREQDRRIKALTSRLDRIEGKSKLIGDSGAMEIVNKMIAKVAPSNSAVLIRGETGTGKELVAKAIHDQSLRHAQPFVAVNCGALPENLIESELFGHRKGAFTGAEETRIGLFEVAHGGSLFLDEIGELPKALQAKLLRVLETGEIRRVGENSSIKVDVRIISATHRHIEDMVQDGDFREDLMFRINTFEIQLPPLRERTEDIPLLAEHISRRFWPTIPMTHTVFATETIHALKSHSWPGNVRELANVVEHATILCEELPIQPQHLPRRFSEQSPSGGDRPELRAVSGPMSLRELEMQAIHEALDRHDGNKPQAAEELGISLKTLYNKLNQATAGEKTA